Proteins encoded together in one Benincasa hispida cultivar B227 chromosome 1, ASM972705v1, whole genome shotgun sequence window:
- the LOC120081897 gene encoding phosphatidylinositol transfer protein 3-like, which translates to MFRLKKHSQSHNRQDIDSTQEDGKINELRAALGPLSSRNLKYCTDACLRRYLIARNWNVEKSRKMLEETLKWRAAFKPEEIRWHEVAFEGETGKVSRANFYDRHGRSVLIMRPGMQNTTPSEASVRHLVYLLENAIMNLGEGQEQMCWLIDFSGFTMKTNISVKIAGDIINVLQNHYPERLAFAFLYNPPKFFQAFWKAIKYFLDPKTFQKVKFVNPKDKGSVELMKSHFDMENLPSVFGGKATLEYDHQQFSQMMAQDELKAAQFWGLDENHHIVNGPSSGPEVAPEPITSTN; encoded by the exons ATGTTTCGTTTAAAGAAGCATTCTCAAAGTCATAATCGCCAGGATATTGATTCTACACAAGAAGACGGAAAG ATCAATGAACTTAGAGCTGCTCTTGGGCCTCTGTCTAGTCGAAATTTAAAGTATTGCACCGATGCATGTCTGAGGAGATACTTGATAGCTCGAAACTGGAATGTTGAAAAGTCAAGGAAAATGCTCGAAGAGACGCTCAAATGGAGGGCAGCTTTCAAGCCCGAAGAAATCCGTTGG CACGAAGTAGCATTTGAAGGCGAGACTGGGAAAGTGTCGAGAGCAAATTTTTACGATCGACATGGAAGATCTGTGCTCATAATGAGACCAGGAATGCAG AACACAACTCCATCAGAAGCTAGTGTGCGGCATCTGGTCTATCTTTTAGAGAATGCGATTATGAACCTTGGTGAGGGTCAGGAACAAATGTGTTGGTTGATAGATTTCAGCGGATTTACGATGAAAACTAATATCTCTGTCAAAATAGCCGGAGATATTATCAATGTGTTGCAGAACCATTACCCCGAGAGACTTGCCTTTGCATTCCTCTACAATCCACCCAAATTCTTCCAAGCCTTCTGGAAG GCTATAAAGTACTTCTTAGATCCAAAGACATTTCAAAAAGTAAAGTTTGTAAATCCGAAAGACAAAGGAAGCGTGGAGCTGATGAAATCACACTTTGACATGGAAAATCTTCCCAGTGTGTTTGGGGGTAAAGCCACACTCGAATATGATCACCAGCAGTTCTCCCAGATGATGGCTCAAGACGAGCTTAAAGCTGCCCAGTTTTGGGGCCTTGATGAGAACCACCACATTGTTAATGGGCCTTCTTCTGGCCCAGAAGTTGCTCCAGAGCCCATTACTTCAACTAACTGA